ATCGACACGGTCGCGGTGCGGATACGACTCGAGATACGCTGCTACCTCGTCGAACGCACGACCGTCGCCAGCAATCGTATACTGGAGCCGTTCGTCACGATCGAAGAGTGGTTGGAGCCCGTCGAGAATCGTCATAATTCCCTGTGCCTTCTGTTGATATCTGAGGTTTGTTACCGTCAGGATTTTCATATCCCCGTCGCATGTCGGCTGTGCGTTCGAAAATCGGGTGGTGTCAAACGGCCGCCTCACGATACGATTTGCTCCAAAGGAGTAGTGACGGCGCATTGTCTCTCGGCAGACGGAGCTAACAAAAAGTGCACGATCAGCGTGTTGAAACACGAGCTTCCCACGACATCTGATTGAACGGTGTGTCAGCCACCCGTGTTGACCGTGGGCGTTCGTATAATCTGCCCATCCCCGGATACAGTTCACGAGCGGTGTCCCTCGTTGTCGTTTTTCGAGGACAGCAAGCAGTCCGTTTCGAACCATTTCATCCACTTGTAGCAGGTCATAGCGTTCGGTGAGCACTCGATGCACACGCGAGTGGACTGACTCTGGTTGCGAGAGGACATCGACCTCGTATGCTGAATCGATCCGCTCGACAGCGGCAGCGAGCGCCTCAGCAAAATCTCTCTGTGCGTGGAGCAGTGCTATTCGAGGCATACTATCATATGATGTCGGATACGGAACGGTGTGCACGAGCAACGATCGCATCGGATGTCGTGCATCCGTTGTCGTATTGGTTGATCGCGGTCATGGTCGCTGGTTCGAAGCACGATCGTATAAGTGATATCACGATACGTCCCTCGAGGGATGTATAATAGATCTTTAGACTCATTCGCACCATATCTATCATATGTGGTTTTGTACGTGGTCGGTGGTGTAGTTCTCCCGGCCACATTTCTGGCTTCCAGAGAACACCAGTATCGTCGGGAACTGTTGGCTTTCTTATACTCACACGACGTGCAGTATCTCATCGAAACACGATCCACAACGACTACCACAAGCCGACGCATATCGTGAGGCGTGGCTTCCGATTCGGACGATGCACTCAAGACTGTATTCACGGGCGGGAGTGTCATATTTCTCGGATTGATCGTCGAACTTGGTGTTTCGTTTCTCGCAAAGCTCGCCATCGCTCGTGTTCTCGGTCCCGTCAACTACGGTGTGGTGTCGCTCGGTGTCACCACGATGCTGATCGTCTCGACTCTCGTGTTACTCGGATTGAACACGGGAATCGGCCGTTATCTTCCACGAGACGACGAGCCCGAGTATCGTCGTGGCGTCCTCGTTTCGGCCTTTCAGATTGCACTTCCGCTCGCCGTCCTCGCCGGACTCGGTGTGTACGTGTTTGCACCGACGATTGCTACAGACGGCTTCGGTGATCCCTCAGTTACGCCCGTTCTTCGCGTCTTCGGACTCATTGTGCCACTCGCGGCGGTGGTGAAACTCGCTGTCGGTGGCGCACAAGGACTCCAGCGTGCGCTCCCGAAAGTGTATATCAGGAATTTAGTACTGCCATTAACACGATTCGGTGCGGTGCTCGTCGCGCTGTCGCTCGGGTTCGGCTCACTCGGGATCGCGTGGGCGTACGCCGCTGCCTACGCTGGTGCTGCTGCAGTTGGTCTCTACATTCTGTTCCGCAGAACACCACTGTTCTCGCGTGAGATCGACGCAGTCCCGATGCACCGAGAACTGCTCTCTTTCTCTGTTCCGCTCGTTATTTCGACGACGATGACGTTCGTCTTTTCAGACATCGATACGTTCATGCTCGGCTACTTCGCCTCTACGGGGGATGTGGGTGTCTACAACACGGTGTATCCGCTTGCACAGTTGCTCATCGTGGGGATGAGTTCGTTTGGATTCATCTTCATGCCCGTCGTCTCGGAGTTGCACGAGCACGGCGACAGCGAGAACATGCGTCGGATATATCAGATTGCTACAAAGTGGATCTTCATCGCGACGTTCCCGGTATTCGCTGTTGTGGCGCTTTTTCCGACACAAACAATTCAGCTGACGTTCGGCTCCGAATACGTCGGGGGTGACCTTGCGCTCGTCGTACTCTCTGTCGCATTCTTCACGCACGCAGTCGCCGGTCCAAACCTAGATGCACTCACATCGATTGGTCGCACGAGGATTATCATGTACGATGATACCCTCGTGGCCATCGTCAATTTCGTGCTCAATCTCGTGTTGATCCCGCGGTACTCGTTTTTCGGAGCCGCATTCGCAACAGCCGCTTCGTACGTTCTGTTGAACGTCCTCTACACGCTCCAACTGTATCTCGAAACCGGTATCCATCCGTTCACATCCACGCTCGCTCGGGCGGGTCTCATCGGTTCGGTCATCATTGCGATGCTCTACGGACTCGCAACGTCGTTGTTCGAGATGACTGTGTTCGTGTTTGTCGCGACTATTAGCGTATTCGTCCTCGTATACTCATTTGCCATCATCCGATTCGCCATCGAACGCGAGGAGATCATGCTCGTGTTGAGCTTCGAAGAACGATACGGCGTTGATCTCGGTCCACTCAAAACACTGGCCCAGCGAGTGATGGCGTGAGCGAAACGTGTTGATAGCATAAGAACTGTCCTCTGGACTCTGTGGATGCTGGTCGGTGAGTCTCTGTTTTCATAGTTTCTACGAGCGATTCGGTAGCAGGGAGAGCCAGCGTGCAACCAGACAGTGCAGGAATATCGAGGCAGTCTGCTCGGTACTCACGCGAATCAGGCTGACCCCGGTTGTATGTCGTCTGTTCTGCCGTCTCCGAACTGGCATTTGTCCATATCGGCACGGACAAACCACAAATATATTCGAATATGTTTAATAACGGACTGATCATCGTATCGTTGGTGTAATTGAATCTATGATCCTGACGACGACGGAGACGGTTGAAGCCCGGGAAACAGTGGAGGTGCTGGGAATGGTCCGCGGCAACACGATCCGTGCCCGGAATGTCGGTCGTGATATCACGCAAGGGTTGCGAAATATTGTAGGCGGTGAACTCAAAGCCTACACGACACTGTTGTCTGATTCTCGTGAGGAGGCGCTCAAACGCATGGAGGATGCGGCCGAAGAACTCGGTGCCGACGCGGTGGTAAACGTGCGTTTTGAAACGAGCGGGGTAGCAAACGGTGCAGCGGAGCTCCTCGCGTACGGCACGGCTGTGAAACTCAAATAGCCGAATGGCGTGCTCTGAGTCATCGCTGTGACTCGTGCTATCGCGGTAGCTGTGAACCACCCAACATAAGAATCACTCGGTCATACCACCGTGTATGTCCAACCCGGATTCCGATCCCGATCCCGATCCCGATCCCGATCTCGGGAAGATTGACCGTACATTCTTCGATGAATATATTTATCCGCATCTCGGTGCTGACCGGGATGACGTGGTGCTTGCGCCGCAACACGGCGTCGATTTCGGAACGATTGACGCTGACGGAACGGCGGTTGTCGTGGCCACTGACCCGGTGTTTATCATGCCGTCGCTTGGGTTCGAGCGAGCAGCGTGGTTCGCCTTTCACATCCTCATGAGCGATGTGGCGGTGTCTGGACTGACTCCGACGCATCTGAGTATCGACCTCAATCTTCCTCCGCAGATCACGGATGCGGAGTTCGAGACGGTCTGGTCGACGATAGACGAGGAAGCGAGTGATCTCGGTGTTAATGTCGTCACCGGACACACCGCTCGGTACGAAGGGTGTAACTATCCAATGGTTGGCGGTGCAACGGCGATTGCAGTGGGCGAACATGCTGATCTCGTTCGGCCTGATGGCGCGCAAGTTGGCGATCGCATCGTGATCACGAACGGTCCCGCTGTCGAGGCGACAGGGCTGCTCTCGATTCAGTTCGCGTCTCTCATGCGCGAGGAACTCTCCGAAGAGGTCATCGA
The nucleotide sequence above comes from Halocatena marina. Encoded proteins:
- a CDS encoding YbjQ family protein; the protein is MILTTTETVEARETVEVLGMVRGNTIRARNVGRDITQGLRNIVGGELKAYTTLLSDSREEALKRMEDAAEELGADAVVNVRFETSGVANGAAELLAYGTAVKLK
- a CDS encoding flippase, which codes for MASDSDDALKTVFTGGSVIFLGLIVELGVSFLAKLAIARVLGPVNYGVVSLGVTTMLIVSTLVLLGLNTGIGRYLPRDDEPEYRRGVLVSAFQIALPLAVLAGLGVYVFAPTIATDGFGDPSVTPVLRVFGLIVPLAAVVKLAVGGAQGLQRALPKVYIRNLVLPLTRFGAVLVALSLGFGSLGIAWAYAAAYAGAAAVGLYILFRRTPLFSREIDAVPMHRELLSFSVPLVISTTMTFVFSDIDTFMLGYFASTGDVGVYNTVYPLAQLLIVGMSSFGFIFMPVVSELHEHGDSENMRRIYQIATKWIFIATFPVFAVVALFPTQTIQLTFGSEYVGGDLALVVLSVAFFTHAVAGPNLDALTSIGRTRIIMYDDTLVAIVNFVLNLVLIPRYSFFGAAFATAASYVLLNVLYTLQLYLETGIHPFTSTLARAGLIGSVIIAMLYGLATSLFEMTVFVFVATISVFVLVYSFAIIRFAIEREEIMLVLSFEERYGVDLGPLKTLAQRVMA
- a CDS encoding glycosyltransferase family 4 protein gives rise to the protein MPRIALLHAQRDFAEALAAAVERIDSAYEVDVLSQPESVHSRVHRVLTERYDLLQVDEMVRNGLLAVLEKRQRGTPLVNCIRGWADYTNAHGQHGWLTHRSIRCRGKLVFQHADRALFVSSVCRETMRRHYSFGANRIVRRPFDTTRFSNAQPTCDGDMKILTVTNLRYQQKAQGIMTILDGLQPLFDRDERLQYTIAGDGRAFDEVAAYLESYPHRDRVDLLGYRDDVPHLLATSDLFVYVSYLDSLSMAVLEAQAAGLPVVCGATAGVPEAVGTAGRICPPTPTGIEHAVDEVLSDPDQFSELAAASHEKMNHYNEHAAQQYLDVWTDLLD
- a CDS encoding AIR synthase family protein; its protein translation is MSNPDSDPDPDPDPDLGKIDRTFFDEYIYPHLGADRDDVVLAPQHGVDFGTIDADGTAVVVATDPVFIMPSLGFERAAWFAFHILMSDVAVSGLTPTHLSIDLNLPPQITDAEFETVWSTIDEEASDLGVNVVTGHTARYEGCNYPMVGGATAIAVGEHADLVRPDGAQVGDRIVITNGPAVEATGLLSIQFASLMREELSEEVIEQANERFYDMSPVRAALTAAAAGPVTAMHDATECGVYGGLYEIARAAGVGLDIDQSAIPVQPGVQETCDFFDIDPWASISEGTLIAAVQPDRCDDVVDALDAEGIPAADVGQVIEGEGVIIDDEPIEHPGVDPFWGAMEEYAAKLEQNT